From a region of the Castanea sativa cultivar Marrone di Chiusa Pesio chromosome 10, ASM4071231v1 genome:
- the LOC142612895 gene encoding geraniol 8-hydroxylase-like, with protein MNFFSGIICLCLTWFLIQALHVISRSKEIPKRLPPGPKAFPLIGNLLELGDKPHKSLAKLSEVHGPIMSLKLGQVTTVVISSAAMAKEVLQIHDQHLSNRTIPDAVRAHRHDEFSLPWIPVSTRWRNLRRMCMEQIFSNKTLDANQAIRHMKVQDLLVDTHQSSLNGEAVDVGSAAFKTTLNLLSTTIFSVDLADPNSDTAREYKEIVWNVMKEIGRPNLADYFPVLKKVDPQRVRHRLAVHFGKILELFDRIISQRLHLRKVCGSNTNKDVLDTLLNISEENSEEMDKTKIERLFLDLFVAGTDTTSATLEWAMAELLHNPEALSTAKAELEKVIGKGNPVQESDIPRLPYLQAIVKETLRLHPAVPFLLPRKAQVDVEISGYIIPKGAQVLVNAWAIGRDRRSWDNAKSFMPERFLGSEIDVKGLNFELIPFGGGRRTCPGLLLAIRMLHLMLGSLVQAFNWKLEDGVKPVDMKMDDKFGITLQRAHPLRVVPIPV; from the exons ATGAATTTCTTTAGCGGTATAATATGTCTTTGCCTCACTTGGTTCTTAATCCAAGCCTTGCATGTAATTTCAAGAAGCAAAGAAATCCCCAAAAGGCTTCCACCAGGTCCAAAAGCTTTTCCATTGATTGGAAACCTCTTAGAGCTTGGTGACAAACCCCACAAGTCCCTGGCAAAACTTTCCGAGGTCCATGGTCCCATAATGAGCCTAAAACTAGGCCAAGTAACCACAGTAGTCATTTCTTCAGCAGCTATGGCCAAAGAAGTCCTTCAAATACATGACCAGCACTTGTCTAATCGAACCATCCCAGATGCAGTCCGAGCCCACAGACATGACGAGTTTAGCTTGCCATGGATACCTGTTTCAACCCGGTGGAGAAACCTTCGCAGAATGTGCATGGAACAAATATTCTCCAACAAGACTCTTGATGCTAACCAAGCTATCAGGCACATGAAAGTGCAAGACCTCCTAGTTGATACTCATCAAAGCAGCCTAAACGGTGAGGCAGTAGATGTTGGGAGCGCTGCTTTCAAGACCACGCTTAATCTATTATCAACCACCATTTTTTCGGTGGATTTGGCTGACCCAAATTCTGACACGGCTAGAGAGTACAAGGAGATCGTTTGGAATGTCATGAAAGAGATTGGGAGACCAAACTTGGCAGATTATTTTCCCGTGTTAAAAAAGGTTGACCCCCAACGCGTAAGGCACCGTTTGGCAGTTCACTTTGGAAAGATTTTAGAGCTCTTTGACCGCATTATTAGCCAACGGCTCCACTTGAGAAAAGTGTGTGGTTCTAACACGAACAAGGACGTGTTAGATACTCTTCTCAACATCAGTGAAGAGAACAGTGAGGAGATGGACAAAACTAAGATAGAGCGTTTGTTCCTG GACCTATTTGTTGCGGGCACTGATACAACTTCAGCCACACTAGAATGGGCAATGGCAGAGCTACTCCACAACCCAGAGGCATTGTCAACAGCCAAAGCAGAGCTAGAGAAAGTAATTGGCAAAGGTAACCCAGTTCAAGAATCAGACATTCCTCGGTTACCTTACTTACAAGCAATAGTCAAAGAAACATTGCGGTTGCATCCAGCAGTTCCTTTCTTGCTTCCTAGGAAAGCCCAAGTAGACGTAGAAATCAGTGGCTACATTATCCCAAAAGGTGCACAAGTGCTGGTGAATGCATGGGCTATAGGACGAGACCGGAGGTCATGGGACAACGCAAAATCATTTATGCCAGAAAGGTTTTTAGGGTCAGAAATTGATGTTAAAGGACTGAACTTTGAGCTAATACCATTTGGTGGTGGAAGAAGAACATGTCCTGGTTTGCTACTGGCAATTCGAATGTTACACTTGATGTTGGGTTCGCTTGTGCAGGCATTCAATTGGAAACTTGAAGATGGGGTTAAACCTGTTGACATgaagatggatgacaagtttgGCATAACCTTACAGAGAGCTCATCCTCTACGAGTTGTCCCTATTCCAGTGTAA